In Arthrobacter alpinus, a single window of DNA contains:
- a CDS encoding FtsW/RodA/SpoVE family cell cycle protein → MSQLLTVAKPRRNTEFLLLVLALGMSAMANALVNLNLGRSFDNDFYTQIAILAGLSFGFHVVLRLRAKYADPVILPVVVALNGLGLAVIHRLDITSGDTAATRQWMWTTLAVVAAIVVMWFLRDHRILRRYTYISLVLSVVLLILPLVPGISAGSVYGATVWISIGPFTFQPGEIAKITLAVFFAGYLSSNRDLILLAGKKIGPLQLPRTRDLAPMIVAWLASVGVLVFQRDLGSSILFFGLFMVMIYVATSRVSWIFIGVGLIAVGGVAAYQIFPHVARRIDVWVNAFDPEYIGAAFGSFQVVEGLFGLANGGLFGTGLGQGTSEKLPVANSDMIIAVIGEELGLIGLFAILCLYAILVARGFRAALGTRDAFGKLLAVGLSFAVALQCFIIIGGVTRLIPLTGLTTPFLAAGGSSLLANWIIVALILKISDAARRPINVSGPEANGDSKPHIEQTPKEVPSP, encoded by the coding sequence ATGAGCCAGTTACTAACAGTGGCAAAGCCACGCCGCAATACCGAGTTTCTCCTGCTCGTCTTGGCCCTGGGTATGTCAGCTATGGCCAACGCGTTGGTGAATCTTAATCTGGGGCGTAGTTTCGACAATGACTTCTATACTCAGATCGCCATCTTGGCGGGGCTTTCGTTTGGCTTCCATGTAGTGTTGCGCCTTCGAGCAAAATATGCCGATCCGGTTATATTGCCAGTTGTTGTTGCATTGAACGGCCTTGGCCTCGCGGTCATTCACCGCCTGGACATCACCTCGGGGGACACTGCAGCAACCCGCCAGTGGATGTGGACCACCTTGGCTGTTGTTGCAGCCATTGTTGTGATGTGGTTCCTGCGGGATCATCGCATCCTGCGCCGGTATACCTACATTTCCCTCGTCCTTTCCGTGGTCCTTTTGATCCTTCCGCTGGTTCCTGGCATCTCAGCTGGAAGCGTCTACGGCGCCACGGTCTGGATTTCCATTGGGCCTTTCACCTTTCAGCCAGGCGAAATCGCCAAGATTACACTGGCTGTATTCTTCGCAGGGTACTTATCTTCCAATAGGGATCTGATCCTGCTCGCGGGGAAAAAGATCGGCCCCCTGCAGCTCCCCCGAACCCGAGATCTTGCTCCGATGATCGTGGCGTGGCTTGCCAGCGTTGGCGTGCTGGTGTTCCAGCGAGATTTGGGTTCCTCAATCCTGTTCTTTGGTTTGTTCATGGTCATGATCTATGTGGCCACCAGCCGGGTCAGCTGGATCTTCATCGGTGTGGGTCTTATTGCCGTGGGCGGCGTTGCCGCATACCAAATATTCCCGCATGTCGCTCGACGCATCGACGTTTGGGTGAACGCATTTGACCCCGAATATATTGGCGCCGCATTTGGCAGCTTCCAGGTCGTTGAAGGATTGTTTGGTCTAGCCAACGGTGGGTTGTTTGGCACGGGTCTGGGCCAAGGGACCTCTGAAAAACTTCCTGTGGCAAACAGCGACATGATCATCGCCGTGATTGGCGAGGAATTGGGCTTAATCGGGCTCTTCGCGATCTTGTGCCTCTATGCCATTTTGGTGGCGCGAGGATTCCGGGCAGCCCTGGGTACCCGGGATGCCTTCGGTAAACTTCTGGCGGTGGGCTTGTCCTTCGCGGTCGCACTGCAGTGCTTCATCATCATCGGCGGAGTCACCCGGCTCATTCCCTTGACGGGACTAACCACACCATTCTTGGCCGCCGGTGGTTCATCGTTGCTGGCAAACTGGATAATCGTGGCCCTGATCTTGAAGATCTCCGATGCTGCAAGGCGTCCCATAAATGTCAGCGGCCCGGAAGCCAACGGCGACTCCAAGCCCCATATCGAGCAAACGCCTAAGGAGGTGCCTTCACCATGA
- a CDS encoding FhaA domain-containing protein has product MGLFDNVEKGIEKAVRGAFSLGSKTLQPVEMASALRRELDDKAMTLDAGRTLAPNVFNVDLGDADFERARSWGVTLAEELCDVVINHSRSQGYVLQGPVRVAFNHDQSLRPGQFEVRSATERENGMPAQNLRPKPPVNPPAKPSQNPGAAQAPAPVYKRQATPAAVNGQPVLDIDGQRYSLNASTIVLGRSSEADILIDDTGVSRKHLEIRTADGISTAVDLGSTNGSYVDGRRVQGTADLHDGSNITMGRTQIVFRIVPARNGGSR; this is encoded by the coding sequence ATGGGATTGTTTGACAACGTTGAGAAAGGCATTGAAAAGGCAGTCCGAGGCGCCTTCTCTTTGGGTTCAAAGACCCTGCAACCGGTGGAGATGGCCAGCGCCCTTCGCCGGGAGCTCGATGACAAAGCCATGACCTTGGATGCCGGGCGCACATTGGCTCCCAATGTCTTCAATGTAGATTTGGGCGACGCAGACTTTGAGCGGGCCCGCTCGTGGGGCGTCACCCTGGCTGAAGAGCTTTGCGATGTGGTGATTAACCATTCCCGCAGCCAGGGCTACGTACTTCAAGGTCCTGTCCGCGTTGCCTTCAACCATGACCAGAGCCTGCGTCCTGGCCAATTTGAGGTCCGCTCCGCCACGGAGAGGGAGAATGGCATGCCCGCACAGAACTTGCGCCCGAAGCCTCCCGTAAACCCGCCGGCCAAGCCAAGTCAGAACCCTGGCGCCGCACAGGCTCCCGCCCCTGTGTACAAAAGGCAAGCCACCCCTGCCGCAGTTAATGGACAGCCTGTTCTAGACATCGACGGACAGCGGTACTCTTTGAACGCCTCAACAATCGTTCTTGGCCGCTCATCTGAGGCCGATATCCTCATCGACGACACCGGCGTCTCACGTAAGCACTTGGAGATTCGCACGGCCGACGGCATCAGCACGGCGGTTGATCTTGGTTCAACCAACGGTAGTTATGTTGATGGCCGCCGAGTTCAAGGAACTGCAGATCTGCATGACGGGTCAAATATCACCATGGGACGCACCCAAATAGTTTTCCGCATTGTTCCCGCGCGCAACGGAGGCTCCCGATGA
- a CDS encoding protein kinase domain-containing protein, producing the protein MRPISGITLGGRFQLTSRIAIGGMGEVWRAQDQVLGRIVAIKILKDEYTGDPGFRARFRAEAKHTALLNHEGIANVFDYGEEDGSAYLVMELVPGEPLSTLIERERILSADWTLSMIAQTARALAVAHAQGLVHRDVKPGNLLITPEDKVKITDFGIARLADQVPLTQTGQVMGTAQYLAPEQATGQIATGSSDIYSLGVIGYECITGHRPFSGESQIAIALAQVNDAPPPLPDTLPTPVRALLMSMLSKDPANRPANALKLAEAAEAIREGDIKAAHAAVPGMLLFEATTGPITAPVDINATASTSVVGNVAEPTTTALPAVTEDTQGQSPTRAEILGAERAWQAENEQPALFGADDDEAVEEPAKKGRSPWTWPLIGLLILLVFAVGALLLQGAGVLGNKDSPAPTTSTSPTASVRPSTAPPTTSEAPTPTETPEPTTEAPKQFDVISNMLVGKTFDEVNGVLTGAELVVNRVDEFSASVPDGNVVSVTPTGLQTAGSTITVTVSKGTETAPVPSSAGQEGNAYDAALVAAGFMPARVEEPSSTVAKGLVIRTNPAAGTQTPKGSVVTYYVSTGPADEPAPTASATAGAP; encoded by the coding sequence GTGAGGCCTATTTCTGGTATCACCTTAGGCGGCAGGTTCCAACTCACATCACGCATTGCCATCGGCGGCATGGGCGAGGTGTGGCGGGCTCAGGACCAGGTTCTGGGGCGCATAGTTGCCATCAAGATCCTCAAGGACGAATACACGGGAGACCCCGGTTTCCGGGCGCGTTTCCGTGCCGAAGCCAAACACACCGCATTGCTCAACCACGAGGGAATCGCCAACGTCTTTGACTACGGCGAAGAAGATGGTTCGGCGTATTTGGTCATGGAACTAGTTCCCGGCGAGCCGCTATCAACCTTGATCGAGCGTGAGCGCATACTCTCGGCCGATTGGACTCTGTCCATGATCGCCCAGACCGCCCGCGCCCTCGCTGTTGCCCACGCTCAGGGTCTTGTTCACCGCGACGTCAAGCCCGGCAATCTGCTCATCACGCCGGAAGACAAGGTCAAGATCACCGACTTTGGCATTGCCCGTCTAGCTGATCAGGTTCCGTTGACCCAGACCGGCCAAGTTATGGGCACGGCGCAGTACCTAGCGCCAGAACAGGCCACCGGACAGATCGCAACAGGATCCAGCGATATATATTCCCTGGGCGTTATAGGTTATGAATGCATAACGGGCCACCGGCCTTTCTCGGGCGAATCCCAGATTGCCATTGCCTTGGCTCAGGTCAACGACGCTCCGCCGCCGCTGCCTGACACTTTGCCCACACCCGTGCGCGCGCTGTTGATGTCAATGCTGTCCAAGGATCCGGCCAATCGTCCGGCAAATGCCTTGAAGTTGGCTGAAGCGGCCGAGGCCATCCGTGAAGGTGACATCAAGGCCGCTCATGCGGCCGTCCCCGGCATGCTGTTGTTCGAAGCAACCACAGGACCCATCACCGCTCCCGTGGACATCAACGCAACGGCTTCGACGTCGGTTGTTGGCAACGTTGCCGAGCCCACCACCACAGCACTCCCCGCCGTGACCGAAGATACCCAAGGGCAGAGTCCCACGCGCGCTGAAATTCTCGGTGCCGAACGTGCATGGCAGGCTGAGAATGAGCAGCCTGCATTGTTCGGCGCGGACGACGACGAAGCTGTGGAAGAGCCTGCCAAGAAGGGCCGCAGTCCCTGGACCTGGCCGCTGATCGGACTCCTGATTTTGTTGGTCTTTGCGGTTGGTGCTCTGCTTCTTCAAGGTGCTGGAGTTCTTGGAAACAAGGATTCTCCGGCGCCCACGACGTCCACCTCGCCCACCGCCAGCGTGCGACCCAGCACGGCGCCTCCGACGACGTCCGAGGCCCCTACGCCCACCGAAACGCCCGAGCCCACCACCGAGGCTCCCAAGCAATTCGATGTCATCAGCAACATGCTCGTCGGCAAGACCTTTGATGAGGTCAATGGGGTTCTGACCGGTGCAGAACTAGTAGTCAACCGAGTTGATGAGTTCAGTGCCTCGGTACCCGACGGCAACGTCGTGTCTGTGACGCCGACAGGACTGCAGACTGCCGGCTCCACCATCACCGTGACTGTTTCCAAGGGCACGGAAACAGCGCCGGTTCCCTCCTCCGCAGGCCAGGAGGGCAATGCCTACGATGCCGCTTTGGTCGCTGCCGGATTTATGCCGGCCCGTGTCGAAGAACCGTCGTCGACAGTTGCTAAGGGTCTGGTCATCCGCACCAACCCGGCTGCTGGCACCCAGACACCGAAAGGCTCGGTAGTTACCTACTACGTCTCCACCGGTCCTGCTGATGAGCCCGCACCAACGGCTTCGGCCACAGCTGGAGCCCCGTAA
- a CDS encoding FHA domain-containing protein FhaB/FipA codes for MNDLSLVVTILRFGFLVLMWIMVFSVVAAMRRDLVIGRKAKVGEPTARQARKHPELVEEAPPAKVQARALVVTEGPLAGTTLELSGVPILLGRAQDATLVLEDDYASGRHARLFPQGTRWFVEDLGSTNGTFLGGSPLTRALPVELGVPVRIGKTVIELRP; via the coding sequence ATGAATGATCTAAGCCTTGTTGTAACCATTTTGCGCTTCGGATTCCTGGTTCTCATGTGGATCATGGTCTTCAGCGTTGTCGCGGCAATGCGCCGAGACCTAGTGATCGGCCGTAAGGCAAAGGTGGGTGAACCGACAGCCCGTCAGGCCCGTAAGCACCCGGAGCTGGTTGAAGAGGCGCCGCCCGCAAAGGTTCAGGCTCGAGCTTTGGTTGTCACAGAAGGCCCGCTTGCTGGCACCACGCTGGAGCTATCCGGCGTACCCATTCTGTTGGGCCGCGCCCAGGATGCCACCTTGGTGCTTGAGGATGACTATGCTTCAGGTCGGCACGCTCGTCTATTTCCGCAGGGCACCCGCTGGTTTGTTGAAGATTTGGGTTCCACGAACGGAACATTCCTAGGTGGTAGCCCATTGACGCGCGCCCTCCCCGTGGAACTCGGGGTCCCTGTGCGGATCGGCAAAACGGTCATTGAATTGAGGCCGTAA
- a CDS encoding peptidoglycan D,D-transpeptidase FtsI family protein encodes MNQAIRNSWIVAIALFALLFGAVSYVQFFAVDSLNANPQNDRQLVASFCSNRGPILVDGQAIAESVPSGTDCKYQRTYNDPELYAGLTGFFSKFSGQYGLEAQMRDELTGNSDSALFDRIAQAFTGEQQQGRSVELTIDSTIQKMAYDMIPDDVGGSIVAMNPKTGAIIAMVSKPSYDTNLMATHNKADFDASMAKLVDVPGINLFGSPAYTKLYAPGSVFKIIDTAAALESGKYNKDSVLPNPAELAFPGINYALPNYANGQCYTKDKATFAFALENSCNTPFASIALDLGQDAITAQAEKFGFNDNSLKFPDRVVDSRFPGSDGTLDDPSLAQSAIGQKDVLASPLQIAMMTAAIANGGEQMAPNLVKTIRTPDLKTVSSLTPEVLRQSTTPEIAAQIKEWMVSVVDNGIGSAAAVPGVQVAAKTGTAELGLNESGVMMNNAWFTGFAPANDPEVVVTIVMPKVDVATGAQLTSPNASKLFKAVLNK; translated from the coding sequence ATGAATCAAGCGATCAGAAATTCGTGGATTGTGGCCATTGCCTTGTTCGCGCTGCTCTTTGGTGCAGTTTCATATGTCCAGTTCTTTGCCGTCGATTCACTCAATGCGAACCCGCAGAATGATCGCCAACTTGTTGCCAGCTTCTGCAGTAACCGGGGCCCCATTCTTGTTGACGGTCAGGCCATTGCAGAATCCGTGCCCAGTGGCACCGACTGCAAGTATCAGCGCACCTACAACGATCCGGAACTGTACGCCGGGCTGACCGGGTTCTTTAGCAAGTTCTCCGGGCAGTATGGTTTAGAAGCACAGATGCGGGACGAATTGACCGGAAATTCCGATTCGGCCCTCTTCGACCGAATTGCCCAGGCATTCACTGGGGAGCAACAGCAGGGACGTTCGGTCGAGCTGACCATCGACTCCACAATTCAAAAAATGGCCTACGACATGATCCCGGATGATGTTGGCGGCTCCATCGTGGCCATGAATCCGAAGACGGGAGCCATTATTGCCATGGTCTCCAAACCTTCCTATGACACCAATTTGATGGCCACCCACAACAAGGCCGATTTTGACGCCTCTATGGCGAAGTTGGTGGATGTCCCGGGTATTAACTTGTTCGGCTCTCCTGCCTATACGAAGCTCTACGCGCCTGGGTCGGTCTTCAAGATCATCGATACCGCGGCCGCTCTGGAATCCGGGAAATACAACAAAGACAGCGTCCTGCCTAATCCTGCTGAACTGGCTTTCCCCGGCATCAACTACGCCCTGCCTAACTACGCGAACGGGCAGTGTTACACCAAGGACAAAGCCACTTTTGCCTTCGCTTTGGAAAATTCGTGCAACACTCCCTTCGCAAGCATTGCCCTGGATCTTGGACAGGACGCCATTACCGCCCAAGCTGAGAAGTTTGGCTTTAATGACAACTCCTTGAAGTTCCCGGACCGGGTTGTTGACAGCCGATTCCCTGGCAGCGACGGCACCCTGGACGATCCGTCTCTGGCGCAAAGTGCAATTGGGCAGAAGGACGTCTTGGCGTCGCCACTGCAAATCGCCATGATGACGGCAGCTATTGCCAATGGCGGCGAACAGATGGCACCAAACCTGGTGAAGACCATCCGGACACCGGATCTCAAAACCGTTTCCTCACTTACACCCGAAGTTCTCAGGCAGTCAACAACACCGGAAATCGCAGCCCAGATCAAGGAATGGATGGTCAGCGTTGTTGATAACGGAATCGGATCGGCCGCGGCTGTTCCAGGTGTCCAGGTAGCTGCCAAGACGGGGACGGCAGAACTCGGCCTGAACGAAAGTGGCGTAATGATGAATAACGCATGGTTTACGGGCTTCGCTCCGGCGAATGACCCGGAAGTGGTGGTCACCATCGTCATGCCGAAGGTTGACGTGGCCACCGGAGCACAATTGACAAGTCCCAACGCAAGTAAACTCTTCAAGGCGGTGTTGAACAAGTGA
- a CDS encoding PP2C family protein-serine/threonine phosphatase has protein sequence MAEYPLILRYAARSHVGLVRAKNDDSAYAGRYLAVVADGMGGHAGGDVASASTVLDLIHLDHNRHKEDAGTHLADEIQSANSLLSELVHVNPKLAGMGTTVTALLLSGNKLAYAHIGDSRAYRLRDGVFEQLSTDHTFVQRMIDEGRMTEAEAEVHPHKNVLMRVLGDVDASPELDLKYFDAIPGDRWLLCSDGLNFVRHAMVEEVIRNTKSLATSAETLIDLTLAAGSPDNVTVVVFDIAEDVPDQTAALETVPAAALDAEAPVLTIEDEVPDVGDPARSEVETSTDPDSAVTADDADADAEADNEPEALDSYVRADAVRLELASREHELVGAAVTANAEGKIPQLARQPAIPRAATVLTHKPATEAPTIVEDTEVSLPRLRRRPWLLTIISVLVALLLIAGSWAAYAWTQTQYFVGAADGNVAIYKGVSQSLGPISLSRLQRETNVRVDSLPAYSQQLVANTVPAPTLGDAEQIISDLQLGTGTSLPPCELLPTAPSSTPSTAKPSATTAPSTKATATASGTATPSVSSTAQASCTPGGGK, from the coding sequence ATGGCCGAGTACCCGCTCATTCTGCGCTACGCAGCCCGCTCACATGTGGGGTTAGTCAGGGCGAAGAACGACGATTCAGCATACGCCGGTCGATATTTGGCAGTGGTTGCTGACGGTATGGGCGGGCACGCTGGCGGTGATGTCGCCAGCGCATCGACGGTCCTTGACTTGATTCACCTGGATCACAATCGGCATAAGGAGGACGCCGGAACCCATCTTGCAGACGAGATTCAAAGCGCAAATTCCCTCCTGTCAGAATTGGTCCATGTAAACCCTAAATTGGCTGGCATGGGCACCACCGTCACAGCCTTGCTGCTTTCCGGTAATAAGCTTGCCTACGCTCATATTGGTGACTCGCGAGCATATAGATTGCGTGACGGTGTCTTTGAACAACTGAGTACTGACCACACCTTTGTCCAGCGCATGATCGATGAAGGGCGAATGACCGAGGCTGAGGCTGAAGTTCATCCCCACAAGAATGTACTGATGCGTGTGTTGGGTGACGTTGATGCCTCGCCTGAACTTGATCTGAAGTATTTTGACGCCATCCCGGGGGATCGCTGGCTACTTTGCTCGGATGGCCTGAACTTTGTCCGCCATGCGATGGTGGAAGAGGTCATTCGCAACACCAAATCTCTGGCCACCTCCGCCGAAACATTGATTGATCTGACCCTAGCGGCCGGTTCACCAGACAATGTCACGGTGGTGGTTTTCGATATTGCTGAAGACGTCCCGGACCAGACAGCTGCACTCGAGACCGTTCCAGCCGCTGCTTTGGACGCTGAGGCCCCAGTCCTGACAATAGAAGACGAGGTGCCCGACGTCGGTGACCCGGCACGGTCTGAAGTTGAGACTTCCACAGATCCTGATTCAGCTGTTACAGCTGATGATGCGGACGCAGATGCAGAAGCCGACAATGAACCTGAAGCCCTCGATTCGTATGTTCGGGCGGACGCCGTCCGCCTGGAACTCGCTTCACGCGAACATGAGTTAGTCGGCGCTGCCGTAACGGCCAACGCCGAAGGTAAAATCCCTCAGCTGGCCCGGCAACCCGCCATTCCGCGGGCGGCCACGGTGCTGACTCACAAACCGGCAACTGAAGCACCCACAATTGTGGAAGACACTGAGGTCTCCCTGCCTCGCCTGCGTCGCCGTCCATGGTTGCTCACCATCATCAGTGTGCTTGTTGCCTTGCTGCTCATTGCAGGATCCTGGGCCGCCTACGCGTGGACCCAGACTCAGTATTTTGTGGGTGCTGCGGACGGAAATGTGGCTATTTACAAGGGTGTTTCCCAATCACTTGGTCCCATATCCTTGTCGCGCCTGCAACGGGAAACAAACGTCAGGGTCGACTCTTTGCCAGCATATTCCCAACAGCTCGTTGCCAATACGGTGCCCGCACCAACGCTGGGTGACGCTGAACAAATTATCAGCGACTTGCAGTTGGGAACCGGCACAAGCCTGCCTCCGTGCGAACTGCTCCCGACTGCTCCGAGCAGCACGCCGTCCACAGCAAAACCGTCCGCGACAACAGCACCCTCTACAAAAGCCACTGCGACAGCGTCAGGCACGGCTACGCCTTCAGTGAGCAGCACAGCACAGGCAAGCTGTACACCCGGAGGTGGAAAATGA